A genomic region of Plasmodium vivax chromosome 1, whole genome shotgun sequence contains the following coding sequences:
- a CDS encoding hypothetical protein, conserved (encoded by transcript PVX_093510A) has translation MGNTLNRFIFNNPVEGCYEKFRLDFIFVETESGDRIAAHFINRKAPLTILFSHGNGENIYMLYDYFCETSKIWNVNVFLYDYPGYGESTGTPNEKSMYQSGRAVYDYMVNVLNIKPESIVLYGKSIGSCAAIDIAITRKVKGIILQSALMSLLNICFKTRFILPFDSFCNIKKIGMVPCFAFFIHGTDDKIVPFYHGLSLYEKCKLKVHPYWVVGGKHNDIELIENKKFNDSIKSFLKFLRNV, from the exons ATGGGGAACACCCTGAATcggtttatttttaataacccCGTCGAGGGGTGCTACGAAAAATTCCGCTTGgactttatttttgttgAGACGGAGAGCGGGGATAGAATTGCGGCCCACTTCATCAACAG GAAAGCCCCACTAACCATTCTGTTCAGCCATGGCAATGGTGAGAACATCTACATGTTATATGATTACTTTTGCGAGACGTCCAAAATATGGAATGTGAACGTGTTCTTGTATGATTACCCCG gatacgGAGAGAGCACCGGAACGCCCAACGAAAAGAGTATGTACCAAAGTGGAAGAGCGGTGTATGA CTACATGGTGAACGTCTTAAACATAAAGCCAGAGAGCATTGTGCTGTACGGGAAGTCCATAG GTTCGTGCGCTGCGATCGACATAGCCATCACGAGGAAGGTAAAAGGTATAATTCTGCAGAGCGCCCTAATGTCCCTCCTGAACATTTGCTTTAAAACGCGGTTTATCCTCCCGTTCGATTCTTTCTGCAACATAAAGAAG ATCGGCATGGTTCCCTGCTTCGCCTTTTTCATCCATGGCACTGACGACAAGATAGTCCCCTTTTATCACGGACTG AGCCTCTATGAAAAGTGCAAACTGAAGGTGCATCCCTACTGGGTTGTCGGCGGCAAGCACAATGACATCGAGTTGATTGAGAACAAGAAGTTCAACGATAGCATCAAATCTTTTTTGAAGTTTCTGCGTAATGTGTAG
- a CDS encoding hypothetical protein, conserved (encoded by transcript PVX_093500A), with amino-acid sequence MVEEFNGFLPPSANSPIPEGMKIMPGSQKEDEPPKVTDYQVAPVINEEHFQMNLGGVVPSNWTMNQIAHYIKFAGPDDSVFAEKAKDLLREKGYDV; translated from the coding sequence ATGGTAGAAGAATTCAACGGATTTTTGCCACCAAGCGCAAACTCTCCCATCCCCGAGGGAATGAAAATAATGCCGGGATCGCAGAAGGAAGACGAACCCCCCAAAGTCACGGACTATCAAGTAGCACCAGTAATAAATGAAGAACACTTTCAAATGAACTTAGGGGGCGTGGTGCCATCAAATTGGACGATGAACCAAATTGCACACTACATCAAATTTGCGGGACCTGATGATAGCGTATTTGctgaaaaggcaaaagacTTGCTGCGCGAAAAGGGATACGACGTgtag
- a CDS encoding hypothetical protein, conserved (encoded by transcript PVX_093505A) yields MKAAHPVNFPGGHFMFPKGPAARVGKPNGEKEGYGASLNNQRKGEQPHEGVKSSRYEYLDASHLEMLDLNKNIQHILPKPVKPSLNLESVCKETSAILRHSRRAKGAELHPLSQYQQHQPYQPYQQHQQQQPWQPHHSQQPGAEHKNVKHLYELGLPQIIGTYIQPLSKNNDGEKDPLGNNPFPLGSTSPFFQLPKFSPKQMQQPTNKFLPLQLNSERKNLYGLPSYLIPEDKPKSLTVTVVPNKDKDLLEREAKQMKLLLDSSSQGIVNSTPDYQKIISSSMLSNSDDGNTSGGSRFNCGDNASLRNGHNDMESDFSFGRNEDVRDEFAGEQEAENNNYDCFFNELYDANNFTPYGEANEGGVSDTRGDQEGGHQEGGHQEGGHQEGGHHEGGHQEGGHHEGGDREHGYHLPLSEKHLHRGTRKAVYKGRSVNINSALERKEENGPGGHRQSEQGEDNHNSPEGVEGVKRQVKKASPSPSKRTLLAKKKEQSDTPLKNLEPSTCFRNPKTYVNIRLGKPKKCYVTNSSDPIDKKLKDWHNTHNSQVGWKKSRRGVYTFGGTEVVLSLVHDKIIVKKINGKYVKDNLLSVEKFVSLNELFELHREQTDNLLKRRAAQTFLF; encoded by the coding sequence ATGAAGGCCGCGCATCCAGTGAACTTCCCCGGGGGACACTTCATGTTCCCAAAAGGGCCTGCTGCCCGAGTAGGAAAACCGAATGGTGAAAAGGAGGGATATGGAGCTAGCCTAAATAACCAacgaaaaggggagcaaCCACATGAGGGCGTAAAAAGCAGCAGGTATGAATATTTAGATGCTAGCCACTTGGAAATGCTGGACCTGAACAAGAACATTCAGCACATCCTACCCAAGCCCGTGAAGCCATCCTTAAATTTGGAAAGCGTGTGCAAGGAGACGAGCGCCATACTGAGGCATAGTCGAAGGGCCAAGGGCGCCGAGCTGCACCCCCTCTCGCAGTATCAGCAGCATCAGCCGTATCAGCCGTATCAGCAGCACCAACAGCAGCAACCGTGGCAACCGCACCACTCGCAACAGCCGGGAGCGGAGCACAAAAACGTAAAACACCTGTATGAACTGGGGCTGCCCCAAATCATAGGCACGTACATTCAGCCACTAAGCAAAAACAACGACGGTGAAAAGGACCCTCTCGGAAATAACCCCTTCCCCCTAGGATCAacgtccccctttttccagcTACCCAAGTTTTCGCCCAAACAGATGCAGCAACCCACCAACAAGTTTTTGCCCCTACAGTTAAAcagtgaaagaaaaaacttaTATGGACTGCCGTCTTACCTAATCCCTGAGGATAAGCCTAAAAGCCTGACAGTCACGGTTGTGCCTAATAAGGACAAGGACCTTTTGGAGAGGGAGGCAAAGCAGATGAAGTTGTTGCTAGACAGTTCGTCTCAAGGCATTGTTAACTCTACCCCCGattatcaaaaaattatttcctccTCTATGCTGTCCAACAGTGATGATGGGAATACCAGCGGGGGGAGCCGCTTCAACTGCGGAGATAATGCCAGCCTCAGGAATGGGCACAACGACATGGAGAGCGACTTCAGCTTTGGAAGGAACGAAGATGTGAGAGACGAATTTGCCGGTGAACAGGAAGcggaaaataataactaCGACTGCTTCTTTAACGAGTTATATGATGCCAATAATTTCACGCCTTACGGGGAAGCGAACGAAGGGGGGGTCAGCGACACGCGTGGTGATCAGGAAGGCGGTCATCAGGAAGGCGGTCATCAGGAAGGCGGTCATCAGGAAGGCGGTCATCATGAAGGCGGTCATCAGGAAGGCGGTCATCACGAAGGCGGTGATCGCGAACACGGTTATCACCTACCATTAAGCGAGAAGCATCTCCACAGGGGGACTAGAAAGGCGGTTTATAAAGGAAGGAGCGTTAACATTAATAGCGCACTGgagaggaaggaagaaaatggacCAGGAGGACATAGACAAAGCGAGCAGGGGGAAGATAACCATAACTCGCCTGAAGGGGTTGAAGGGGTCAAAAGACAGGTGAAGAAGGCTTCTCCATCTCCTTCCAAGAGAACCCTgctagctaaaaaaaaagaacagagTGACACTCCCTTGAAGAACCTTGAACCATCCACCTGCTTTAGAAATCCCAAAACGTATGTAAATATACGTTTGGGGAAGCCCAAAAAGTGTTATGTCACCAACAGTTCTGACCCTATCGATAAAAAACTGAAGGACTGGCACAACACGCATAACAGCCAAGTAGGCTGGAAGAAAAGCAGAAGAGGTGTTTACACCTTCGGGGGAACGGAAGTTGTTCTAAGTTTGGTCCACGACAAAATTATCGTTAAAAAGATTAACGGTAAATACGTGAAGGACAACCTGTTGAGTGTGGAAAAGTTCGTCTCACTGAATGAGCTGTTTGAGCTCCACCGGGAGCAAACTGACAACCTGCTGAAGAGGAGGGCGGCCCAAACGTTCCTGTTTTGA
- a CDS encoding hypothetical protein, conserved (encoded by transcript PVX_093495A) → MIRIYPYPFSKYVKSLPDPPPGKSREIKNFECKKYKNDYSWLLKARSNLKKCFHLCDICSKKFNYMRSLVKNSNVEYEYNLSDNTARSNPKGGKEEVGGHMSVTHLCGSHKSFKHKNELCDVKNNILKINSNASKNCVDSNQSITSLKSANDNSIIFSNSLNHNETACLSFNDDVFIFLDDYPGKHSNRYKKDEEKCDTHLQNMSSLKGDDLMCPQFQLDDTIIHIKRHFKNNVSYFACKHVEMNDLYNLDDENAKYDSINIYMCDNSMESLSKNDYALNSSEEKEPFNLTQPIITTAFNEKDEKKEQRQELDDLKNASNDSHRYEPLKRHDLNEGIKRIDLNLEQNGNCESFNASHFCMNEEFAALYASGQADKNCKSRIKNERMGKIDNNGIKKQDKMENLNKNSEQYAHKIDDNCKNDNMIQKHAFKRMDMHTNLLNKEKKTRTLIDELREKLMKRKNLYLESHSEQNKNRSADTTQEEKKKIIAETCVQHLAANNGRKGSKETHGSSVPPVAGNLNALRIYKRHNVSEKKTINNVNIDEFKSRLTNGGKLTLNIEGGSSKGLKAIYSEAKNVKGKSTYYDDKEYEKHVYNRDVGHLKQDVNSIKGRNKSGCKMSSFVKSHEGFKDNVGKNNYDIEVKSFTIDDKEKSSNLKLLEQIKSYKLVEENKGGGISFKGDYPPFDKERTEDICEKNKSRNVPEDEKLHISRTDKSEKRYISQIIAGREEKTYFTDSNSKKEYVSSGNVNSFNSKDIRRKSKNETGMKEENVVKRPLKGDEKGNMIYGKRISDKHSSDERSDHESSTILRRDISNSLTQNCNRSGGNLPTSKEQENGSSNMWNKDMFISTKSNTKLGNMVNSNKDDLMRQTKMKGYYLKDKIDVNQSKGAGTAQQGESQDEAQTTHDRPKEADKLKHCRKKNGEECSPNGISILGGEINKNKFEERLTTELKKKLSNILSSCTNPNKINIHNKIYASEMEKINLDNNKMAYINNNYFFNVDKGKHFQNCEEVGKNSSMKYNFKKLNLQFCKSKNDFYSFNYMSNVLSSSSCSVSKEYIFRESYESNILDEKINKLNELRKKYLLKKYLNAVLNRSKNNFVDGRTRKKVCNMDVPNLACNAAKYKIGEKTDPKKEPLGGHLHFKQRPNEKLKICKRDTKLCQAPQSPKKQDKIPKPLASQLEINSVSRLEKTPSYPFEEFNL, encoded by the coding sequence atgataagaatATATCCTTATCCTTTCAGCAAATATGTTAAATCACTGCCAGATCCTCCGCCAGGCAAATCAAGAGAGATAAAGAATTttgaatgcaaaaaatataaaaatgactATAGTTGGTTGCTCAAAGCGAGAagcaatttgaaaaaatgttttcactTATGTGATATAtgctcaaaaaaatttaattatatgagATCTCTAGtgaaaaattcaaatgtCGAGTATGAATACAATTTAAGTGACAACACTGCAAGAAGCAACCCTAAGggtggaaaagaagaagttggCGGACATATGTCTgttacccatttgtgtgGAAGCCATAAAAGTTTTAAGCATAAGAACGAACTATGTGATGTAAAAAACAACATACTTAAGATAAATAGTAATGCATCGAAAAACTGTGTGGATAGTAATCAAAGTATTACCAGCTTAAAATCAGCAAATGATAATAGTATTATATTTAGCAATTCTTTAAATCATAACGAAACTGCTTGTTTGTCATTTAATGATGACGTGTTTATATTCTTAGACGATTATCCAGGAAAACATTCAAATCGTTATAAAAAAGATGAGGAAAAATGTGatacacatttgcaaaatatgaGCTCCTTAAAGGGTGATGATCTCATGTGCCCCCAATTTCAACTTGATGATACgataatacatataaaaagacactttaaaaataacgtaTCCTATTTTGCTTGTAAGCATGTTGAGATGAATGACTTGTACAATTTAGATGACGAAAACGCCAAATATGAtagcataaatatttatatgtgcGACAACAGTATGGAAAGTCTCTCTAAGAATGATTATGCACTAAATTCAAGTGAGGAAAAGGAACCATTTAACTTAACACAACCAATTATCACCACTGCATTTAATgaaaaggatgaaaaaaaggaacaacgtCAAGAATTAGATGACTTGAAAAACGCAAGTAACGACAGCCATAGATATGAACCTTTAAAGAGACATGATTTAAATGAAGGTATTAAGCGCATTGATCTGAACCttgaacaaaatggaaattgtGAATCGTTTAatgcttcccatttttgcatgaaCGAAGAGTTTGCTGCTTTATATGCCTCAGGACAAGCTGATAAAAACTGTAAAAGCCGCATCAAAAACGAGAGGATGGGCAAAATCGATAATAATGGTATAAAGAAGCaagacaaaatggaaaacctAAACAAAAATAGTGAGCAGTATGCGCATAAAATCGATGATAACTGTAAAAATGACAATATGATTCAAAAGCACGCGTTTAAAAGAATGGACATGCacacaaatttgttaaacaaggaaaaaaaaacaagaacGTTAATAGATGAATTGCGGGAAAAActgatgaagaggaaaaatttatatcTTGAAAGTCATAgtgagcaaaataaaaatagatcAGCAGATACGACAcaagaagagaagaaaaaaataatcgcTGAAACATGTGTCCAACATTTGGCGGCGAATAACGGTAGAAAGGGTTCTAAAGAAACGCACGGAAGTAGCGTACCCCCCGTGGCAGGCAATTTGAATGCATTACGTATTTATAAAAGGCATAACGTAAGTGAAAAAAAGACAATTAACAATGTTAATATTGATGAATTTAAAAGCAGACTTACAAACGGTGGAAAGTTAACTCTAAATATTGAGGGGGGTAGTTCGAAGGGATTAAAAGCAATATAcagtgaagcaaaaaatgtgaaaggaAAATCGACCTATTATGATGACAAAGAATATGAAAAACATGTTTATAATAGAGATGTTGGTCATCTGAAGCAGGACGTAAATAGTATTaagggaagaaataaaagtgGCTGCAAAATGAGCAGTTTTGTAAAATCGCACGAAGGATTCAAAGACaatgtgggaaaaaataattacgaTATAGAAGTAAAATCTTTCACCATTGATGACAAGGAAAAAAGCAgcaatttaaaattgttagaacaaataaaaagctaCAAGCTCGTGGAAGaaaacaaagggggaggaattAGCTTCAAAGGGGACTACCCTCCTTTTGACAAAGAACGAACAGAAGACatatgcgaaaaaaataaatcgagAAATGTTCCAGAGGatgaaaaattacatataagCAGAACAgacaaaagtgaaaaacgtTATATATCGCAAATAATTGCAgggagagaagaaaaaacgtaTTTCACCGATAGTAACTCTAAGAAGGAGTACGTTAGCAGTGGTAACGTAAACTCATTTAATTCGAAAGATATCCGtaggaaaagcaaaaatgaaactggcatgaaggaggaaaatgtAGTTAAGAGGCCCTTGAAAGGAgatgaaaagggaaatatgATTTATGGGAAAAGAATCAGTGATAAGCACAGCAGTGATGAAAGAAGCGATCATGAAAGTAGCACCATTTTAAGACGCGATATATCCAACTCTTTAACGCAAAATTGCAACCGAAGTGGAGGTAATTTACCCACTTCTAAGGAACAGGAAAATGGTTCATCAAACATGTGGAACAAGGATATGTTCATATCTACCAAGAGCAACACTAAATTGGGGAACATGGTAAATAGTAATAAAGATGACTTAATGAGACAAACTAAAATGAAAGGATATTACCTGAAAGACAAAATAGATGTGAATCAAAGTAAGGGTGCAGGCACAGCACAACAGGGCGAGTCACAAGACGAAGCACAGACCACACATGACAGACCCAAAGAGGCGgacaaattaaaacattGCAGGAAGAAAAACGGTGAGGAATGTTCACCTAATGGCATTTCTATTCTAGGAGGAGAgataaacaaaaacaaattcgAAGAAAGATTAACTACagaactgaaaaaaaaattaagtaacATTTTAAGCTCATGTACGAATcctaacaaaataaatattcacaacaaaatatatgcatccgagatggaaaaaatcaatttggataacaacaaaatggcatatattaacaataattatttttttaatgttgaCAAGGGTAAGCATTTTCAGAATTGCGAAGaagtaggaaaaaattcttcaatgaaatataattttaaaaagctgaACTTACAATTctgcaaaagtaaaaacgaTTTTTATAGCTTTAACTATATGAGCAATGTCTTATCATCAAGCAGCTGTAGTGTGTCCAAAGAATACATCTTTAGGGAGAGCTACGAATCTAACATTTtagatgaaaaaattaataaactAAATGAGTTACGAAAAAAGTACttattaaagaaatatttaaatgcAGTTTTGAAcagaagtaaaaataattttgtggATGGtagaacaagaaaaaaagtgtgcaACATGGATGTTCCCAACTTGGCTTGCAATGCggcaaaatataaaattggTGAAAAGACTGACCCGAAGAAAGAACCACTTGGGGGACACCTACATTTTAAACAGAGAcctaatgaaaaattaaaaatttgtaagaGGGATACTAAACTATGTCAAGCACCTCAATCGCCAAAAAAACAGGATAAAATACCGAAACCGTTAGCTAGTCAATTGGAAATTAATTCAGTGTCGCGCTTGGAAAAAACGCCATCGTATCCATTTGAGGAGTTTAATTTGTaa